The Pleuronectes platessa chromosome 10, fPlePla1.1, whole genome shotgun sequence genome contains a region encoding:
- the LOC128450054 gene encoding carcinoembryonic antigen-related cell adhesion molecule 1 isoform X1: MNLLILLCVLCVTFTGLCEGGGVLVDDLLNAPVGGKVLFTTKLTPQEPPVTFNTVFWKSETLNIITSIPNVNNTTPQYKDRITLFMSTGSLELRNLALNDSGKYEVNIITSDGVTQTGNTRLMIYEPVSNVMITTSSTDLVEFISSVHMSCSSSGSSLSFLWLNGSSEVTASDRVQLTGGDSNLTIFNVTRYDQGLFRCRVVNPVSNDTSDPVFLSVSFGPENTRLNLSPSQHYYEDGSNVSLTCSAVSRPPAHFQWIGLSVSGPELPLLNMNMNQTGNYSCQAFNNKTNRSQTSQPAFISVLKRISGASVKSTTNQAVEGNSVNLTCEAAGSVFSRQWKKDGSDLILTNNMTLHSEKSVLSFQPLNKTNSGKYSCRITNPINSIEAEYNMVVNYGPGSVQIKGPSEINVKDTLTLTCSAESTPSATYTWSLNTTDIFSHSAEFTKPVTEFSDGGSYNCTATNNVTGRSLTAVHALSVTVKQPPSCNSGCIAGITIACCLIVGLCAGGLYFVSRRRKQRKHLSHGDTRTGSTGGGSQNSLASSRNQDVTYTDISFLRKKDGGTVQLELEKNSEYAEVKVNNRLPAASSTDAHVEQMNEATPQSGANSSQTEAQDPMT, translated from the exons ATGAACCTGTTGATTTTACTTTGCGTTCTTTGTGTGACCTTTACAG GTTTGTGTGAAGGCGGTGGGGTGTTGGTGGACGATCTGCTGAATGCACCTGTAGGAGGGAAGGTGCTGTTCACCACAAAGCTGACGCCACAAGAACCACCTGTGACTTTCAACACTGTGTTCTGGAAATCTGAAACTCTTAACATAATAACCTCGATCCCAAATGTGAATAACACCACACCACAGTATAAAGACAGGATCACCCTCTTCATGTCTACTGGATCCCTGGAGCTCAGGAATTTGGCTCTTAATGACAGTGGAAAATACGAAGTTAACATTATAACATCTGACGGTGTAACTCAAACAGGAAACACCAGACTGATGATATATG AGCCAGTCTCCAATGTGATGATAACAACCAGCAGCACAGACTTGGTAGAGTTCATCAGCTCCGTCCAtatgtcctgctcctcctctggatCCTCGCTCTCCTTCCTCTGGCTGAACGGCAGCTCGGAGGTCACAGCCAGTGACAGAGTTCAGCTCACTGGTGGGGACTCCAATCTCACTATCTTCAATGTGACCCGTTACGACCAGGGACTGTTCAGGTGTCGTGTGGTAAATCCTGTCAGTAACGACACCAGTGATCCAGTGTTCCTCTCCGTCAGCT TTGGCCCAGAAAATACGCGTTTAAATCTGTCTCCATCTCAACATTATTATGAGGACGGCTCGAACGTCAGCCTGACGTGCTCAGCTGTCTCCAGACCTCCTGCTCACTTTCAGTGGATTGGACTGTCTGTTTCTGGACCAGAGCTCCCACTGCTCAACATGAATATGAACCAGACTGGGAACTACAGCTGTCAGGCctttaacaacaaaacaaacagaagtcAGACCTCTCAGCCTGCATTCATCTCTGTACTTA AGAGAATATCAGGTGCTTCTGTCAAATCCACAACAAACCAGGCAGTTGAGGGAAACTCTGTGAACCTGACCTGTGAGGCCGCTGGCTCAGTCTTCAGCAGACAGTGGAAGAAGGACGGCTCTGATCTGATCCTGACcaacaacatgacacttcacagTGAGAAGAGCGTGTTGTCTTTTCAGCCACTGAACAAAACGAACAGCGGAAAATATTCCTGCAGAATCACGAACCCCATCAACAGTATTGAAGCTGAATACAACATGGTTGTAAACT atgGACCAGGAAGTGTCCAAATCAAAGGTCCAAGTGAGATTAATGTGAAGGACACCTTAACATTAACCTGCTCCGCTGAGTCCACACCATCGGCTACTTACACCTGGTCTCTGAACACGACAGATATATTCAGCCATTCTGCCGAGTTCACCAAACCCGTCACTGAGTTTTCTGACGGTGGATCCTACAACTGCACAGCAACGAATAATGTAACAGGAAGAAGTTTAACCGCAGTGCATGCATTGTCTGTGACAG TCAAACAACCTCCAAGTTGTAACTCTGGTTGCATTGCTGGAATAACAATCGCCTGCTGTCTCATCGTTGGACTTTGTGCTGGTGGATTGTATTTTGTTTCTCGAAGAAG AAAACAGCGAAAACATCTGTCTCATGGAGACACTAGAACAG GTTCTACAGGAGGTGGAAGCCAGAACAGCCTGGCATCGTCACGTAATCAG GATGTGACCTACACAGACATCAGTTTCTTGAGGAAAAAGGATGGTGGGACGGTGCAGCTGGAGTTAGAGAAAAACTCTGAATACGCTGAGGTCAAAGTGAACAACAGGCTTCCTGCAGCATCCTCCACTGACGCCCATGTGGAGCAAATGAACGAAGCCACTCCACAGTCTGGTGCAAACAGTTCACAGACTGAGGCTCAGGACCCAATGACCTGA
- the ceacam1 gene encoding carcinoembryonic antigen-related cell adhesion molecule 1 encodes MESSVVFLLILVAITFTTDHGSCQTIHASENPVAVGSNVTLYSQTNVTQGAWLFQNNIILMIFAGNPFITDSWSDRVTYESNTSSLAIRSLQLADSGVYALQALNVFHAELTLSVRVPISNVTLTAKATNLVALNDTAVLTCSVSNGTSLSYVWLMNNTVVSGANVQLSNGDATLTIAPVTHHYNGAFNCEVSNGISKATSPPLFLNISYGPINTTMSIMPTESDHIYRTGSNLTLSCSTLSSPAATTEWMVNGIAMNKYGPWIHLINASESDSGNYKCVLHNAVTSRFGSASTMIQILDPLEAVQVNRVGGPAILNKPFTLHCEVTGTVNTIQWWRNWQIIVHDNTTIIDMNNKTLTLNAIQHSDNGDYKCQAFNSVSNMTSSPYVVMVNYGPGMPTIMGPSLVKAGLNITLTCNASSYPPAHYRWYFNDSLKAESAEFVTPRLTEDMSGIYTCMVYNNITGQNKTAQKMLTVVDPITDVQVEAPMDPPKEGYPYMLTCNVTGPADHVYWMKYGLVQQVDSVYNFLMNNKTLGFNPLYRNDTGYYKCIAMNAVGNMTSPPHKLIVNFGPESPVISGPRYAETGDVATFNCSSMSVPSSRFSWWFNGTEVSNTSMFTSEPLLLSMSGEYTCMAYNHVTGKNSSVSTMLTVVEAIKSVRIINSTSPISSDNFTLTCEVTGPYDTIYWMKNNTVLKMNATDYQIENNMLHFTPVTTDNDGTYQCVAKNMVVQFKSPIYTLLVNYGPLSMDISGPVIGLDLVAVLTCSADSRPDCDFLWYLNNNSSAVITTGSTIAFAATPANFGNYICVARNPVTKISMYKSKSVNMKGGATAVHFSSGGGLMMMGLFAVFVPVLFT; translated from the exons ATGGAGTCTTCGGTTGTGTTTCTCCTAATCCTGGTCGCGATAACCTTTACAACAG ATCACGGGTCCTGCCAGACGATACATGCCTCTGAGAACCCTGTAGCTGTGGGCAGCAATGTGACACTGTACAGCCAGACAAATGTCACTCAAGGGGCATGGCTGTTCCAAAACAACATCATTTTGATGATTTTTGCGGGAAACCCTTTCATAACTGATTCTTGGAGCGATAGAGTCACATATGAGTCAAACACTTCATCGTTGGCCATAAGGTCACTGCAGCTGGCAGACTCTGGAGTGTACGCGTTACAGGCATTGAACGTGTTTCATGCCGAGTTGACCCTCTCCGTGCGAG TGCCAATTTCAAATGTGACCCTGACGGCAAAAGCAACCAATCTGGTGGCGCTCAATGACACGGCCGTCCTCACGTGCTCTGTGTCCAACGGCACGTCCCTGTCTTATGTTTGGCTGATGAACAACACTGTGGTCAGTGGTGCGAATGTACAGCTCAGTAACGGAGACGCCACCCTGACCATAGCCCCTGTGACCCACCATTACAACGGGGCATTCAACTGCGAGGTTTCAAATGGTATCAGCAAGGCAACCAGTCCCCCTTTGTTCCtgaacatcagct ATGGCCCAATTAACACAACGATGAGCATCATGCCCACGGAGTCGGACCACATTTACAGAACGGGATCTAATCTCACGCTGTCGTGCTCGACGTTATCCAGTCCTGCAGCGACGACTGAGTGGATGGTTAATGGGATTGCTATGAACAAATATGGCCCGTGGATTCACCTCATCAACGCTTCAGAGAGCGACTCTGGAAATTACAAATGTGTACTGCACAACGCCGTCACATCCAGGTTCGGCAGCGCGAGTACAATGATCCAGATTTTGG ATCCACTCGAGGCCGTGCAGGTGAATCGTGTCGGCGGACCAGCGATACTTAATAAGCCCTTCACTCTGCATTGTGAAGTGACTGGAACTGTTAACACAATCCAGTGGTGGAGGAACTGGCAGATTATCGTTCATGACAACACAACCATCATTGATATGAACAACAAGACACTGACTCTAAACGCAATCCAACATTCAGATAATGGAGATTACAAGTGTCAGGCTTTCAACTCTGTGAGCAACATGACCAGCAGCCCCTACGTGGTCATGGTGAATT ATGGGCCGGGGATGCCAACTATCATGGGACCATCCCTGGTGAAGGCAGGACTTAACATCACCCTCACCTGCAATGCATCATCCTACCCTCCCGCCCACTACAGATGGTATTTCAATGATTCTCTCAAGGCCGAGTCAGCTGAGTTTGTAACACCTCGTCTAACTGAAGACATGAGCGGGATCTACACTTGCATGGTCTACAACAACATCACCGGCCAAAACAAGACCGCACAGAAGATGCTTACTGTTGTTG ACCCAATAACAGACGTCCAAGTAGAAGCACCAATGGATCCTCCCAAAGAAGGTTATCCCTACATGCTAACATGCAATGTGACCGGACCTGCTGATCATGTCTATTGGATGAAATATGGTTTGGTTCAGCAAGTAGACAGCGTATATAATTTCCTCATGAATAACAAGACACTCGGCTTCAACCCACTATACCGCAATGATACTGGATATTACAAATGTATAGCTATGAACGCCGTTGGAAATATGACTAGCCCTCCTCACAAGCTCATCGTCAACT TCGGACCAGAATCACCTGTCATCTCTGGGCCAAGGTACGCTGAGACGGGAGATGTCGCGACCTTCAATtgctcctccatgtcagtgCCGTCCAGTCGGTTCAGCTGGTGGTTCAACGGCACCGAAGTGTCCAATACGTCAATGTTTACCAGCGAGCCTTTGCTTTTAAGCATGAGCGGAGAATACACCTGCATGGCGTACAATCATGTGACGGGAAAGAACAGCAGCGTTTCCACGATGCTCACGGTCGTTG AGGCCATAAAGTCAGTGAGGATCATCAACAGCACTTCTCCAATTAGCTCTGACAACTTCACTCTCACCTGTGAAGTCACTGGGCCCTACGACACCATCTACTGGATGAAGAACAACACAGTTCTCAAAATGAACGCCACTGACTACCAGATTGAGAACAACATGCTGCACTTCACCCCCGTGACAACAGACAATGACGGGACATACCAGTGTGTCGCTAAAAATATGGTTGTTCAATTCAAAAGCCCCATATACACACTACTGGTGAATT ATGGTCCTCTGAGTATGGACATCAGTGGTCCAGTTATAGGACTGGATCTCGTTGCTGTACTGACGTGCTCTGCTGATTCTCGGCCGGACTGCGACTTCCTCTGGTATCTAAACAACAACTCATCAGCGGTGATAACGACTGGCTCCACTATCGCTTTCGCTGCAACTCCAGCGAATTTTGGGAACTACATATGTGTGGCAAGAAATCCAGTGACCAAGATCAGCATGTACAAGTCCAAATCAGTCAATATGAAGG gtgGAGCCACAGCCGTCCACTTCTCATCCGGAGGTGGTCTGATGATGATGGGTCTGTTTGCTGTGTTCGTCCCTGTGCTGTTCACCTGA
- the LOC128450058 gene encoding carcinoembryonic antigen-related cell adhesion molecule 1 produces the protein MNLLILLCVLCVTFTGLSEGAGVLVDDLLNAPVGGKALFTTKLTTQEPPVTFSVVIWNFENTNIVTSIPGVNRTDPGYVGRVTLFMSTGSLELRNLTLNDSGGYSVNIITSDGGTQTGSTQLMIYEPVSNVMITTSSPDLVEFISSVHLSCSSSGSSLSFLWLNGSSEVTASDRVQLTGGGSNLTIFNVTRYNQGLFRCLVVNPVSNGTSDPVFLSVSCE, from the exons ATGAACCTGTTGATTTTACTTTGTGTTCTTTGTGTGACCTTTACAG GTTTGAGTGAAGGCGCAGGGGTGTTGGTGGACGATCTGCTGAATGCACCTGTAGGAGGGAAGGCGCTATTCACCACAAAGCTGACGACACAAGAACCACCTGTGACTTTCAGCGTTGTGATCTGGAACTTTGAAAATACTAACATAGTAACCTCGATACCAGGTGTGAATAGAACTGATCCAGGCTATGTTGGCAGGGTCACCCTCTTCATGTCTACTGGATCCCTGGAGCTCAGGAATTTGACTCTTAATGACAGTGGAGGTTACAGTGTTAACATTATAACATCTGACGGTGGAACTCAAACAGGAAGCACCCAACTGATGATATATG AGCCAGTCTCCAATGTGATGATAACAACCAGCAGCCCAGACTTGGTAGAGTTCATCAGCTCCGTCCAtctgtcctgctcctcctctggatCCTCGCTCTCCTTCCTCTGGCTGAACGGCAGCTCGGAGGTCACAGCCAGCGACAGAGTTCAGCTCACTGGTGGGGGCTCCAATCTCACTATCTTCAATGTGACCCGTTACAACCAGGGACTGTTCAGGTGTCTTGTGGTAAATCCTGTCAGTAACGGCACCAGTGATCCAGTGTTCCTCTCCGTCAGCTGTGAGTGA
- the LOC128449238 gene encoding carcinoembryonic antigen-related cell adhesion molecule 5, translating into MEMNQEGALAITLLGLLQCCLASAAVEIQASPHPAVVGATLTLSLSPPPSMKRGTWTVGGSLILNWEGAEEAVVPSYSGRVTVNVLTGALTLSSARVADSGVYVMQSTDPQLQASATISVYEPISNVALKANQTDFIEFNTSAVASCSVSSGSSLSFLWMNGSSEVTASDRVQLTDGNSSLTVVNVSRYDPGPFRCRVSNPVSNGTSDPVSFTIIYGPDHMALTVNGSLSVGSNLTMRCSAQSNPPAQLSWAFKGDSLNTTGPLLELYAVTEDQSGPYSCVAFNNHTNMNSSIDSLVTITKSGSKPQAVDVWLLSLLLSVGFLFSWQGKL; encoded by the exons ATGGAGATGAATCAAGAAGGAGCCCTGGCGATTACCCTGCTGGGTTTACTACAAT gttgtctggcctctgctgctgtggagatcCAGGCCTCCCCCCACCCCGCTGTGGTCGGTGCCACGCTgacactgtctctgtctcctccaccctccatgAAGAGAGGGACCTGGACAGTGGGAGGCTCCCTCATCCTCAACTGGGAAGGGGCCGAGGAGGCGGTGGTCCCCAGTTACAGCGGCAGGGTCACAGTCAACGTCCTCACTGGAGCTCTGACTCTGAGCTCCGCCAGGGTGGCTGACTCAGGGGTCTACGTGATGCAGAGCACTGACCCCCAGCTTCAGGCCAGCGCTACCATCTCTGTTTATG AACCCATTTCCAATGTAGCGCTGAAGGCAAATCAAACCGACTTCATTGAGTTCAACACTTCAGCAGTCGCTTCgtgctctgtctcctctggatcCTCGCTCTCCTTCCTCTGGATGAACGGCAGCTCTGAGGTCACGGCCAGCGACAGAGTTCAGCTCACCGACGGAAACTCCTCTCTCACTGTCGTCAACGTGAGCCGCTATGACCCGGGACCATTCAGGTGTCGTGTGTCCAATCCCGTCAGTAACGGCACCAGTGATCCAGTCAGTTTTACCATCATCT aCGGCCCAGACCACATGGCTCTCACAGTGAATGGATCCCTTTCAGTTGGATCCAATCTGACCATGCGCTGCTCCGCTCAGTCCAACCCTCCGGCTCAGCTCAGCTGGGCTTTCAAAGGAGATTCTTTGAACACGACTGGTCCCCTGCTGGAGCTGTACGCCGTCACCGAGGATCAAAGTGGTCCCTACTCCTGTGTGGCCTttaacaatcacacaaacatgaacagcaGCATCGACTCACTCGTCACAATAACAA AGTCAGGATCTAAACCACAGGCCGTCGATGTgtggctcctctctctgctgttatCGGTGGGATTCCTCTTCTCGTGGCAAGGCAAGTTGTAG